The Fusarium graminearum PH-1 chromosome 2, whole genome shotgun sequence genome includes a region encoding these proteins:
- a CDS encoding aspergillopepsin-2 precursor translates to MKFALVLATTGLVFAAPGTKLTARDTSPLVPRSARRARYSSAPNQRLTSLDSVSDANVQYSGNWAGAVQIGSGYNKVQGTITVPEVSGSNGAAASAWVGIDGDTCQTAILQTGVSFYADGSFDAWYEWIPDYAYSFSNFDVSVGDQIRMTVDASSKTKGVATLENLSTNQKVTHSFTNTPSTLCETNAEWIVEAFQEGGSQVDLADFGSVTFTNAVASGSRGTTGPSGAQLIDISLDQGQTVEAAASISGNTVTVTYVGN, encoded by the coding sequence ATGAAGTTTGCTCTCGTTCTTGCTACTACTGGGCTCGTCTTTGCTGCTCCTGGCACAAAGCTCACTGCGAGGGATACCTCACCTCTTGTCCCTCGTTCTGCGCGAAGAGCAAGATACAGCTCCGCCCCCAACCAGAGACTCACGTCTCTTGATTCTGTCAGCGATGCCAACGTTCAGTACTCTGGAAACTGGGCCGGAGCAGTCCAGATTGGCAGTGGCTATAACAAGGTGCAGGGCACTATCACCGTCCCTGAAGTGAGCGGTTCCAATGGTGCTGCTGCCTCTGCCTGGGTCGGCATTGACGGAGATACTTGCCAAACTGCTATACTGCAGACGGGTGTCTCTTTCTATGCCGACGGTTCCTTCGACGCTTGGTACGAATGGATTCCCGACTACGCCTACAGCTTCAGCAACTTCGACGTCTCTGTCGGTGATCAAATCCGCATGACCGTTGACGCATCATCCAAGACGAAGGGTGTTGCTACGCTGGAGAACCTTTCTACAAACCAAAAGGTTACTCacagcttcaccaacacCCCATCTACTCTTTGCGAGACCAACGCTGAGTGGattgttgaggctttccagGAGGGCGGCAGCCAAGTCGACCTTGCCGATTTTGGTTCCGTCACCTTCACGAACGCTGTTGCTTCCGGAAGCCGCGGTACTACTGGTCCTTCGGGAGCACAGCTCATTGATATTTCTTTAGACCAGGGTCAGACCGTTGAGGCCGCTGCTTCTATCAGCGGCAACACAGTAACAGTTACGTATGTTGGCAATTAG
- a CDS encoding cyanamide hydratase, producing MSLTEIETNGWTAVPVSAKAIKNSVQQAEALSPSTWALTYLLHDIGTAEAYLTSTRMSLDIYGGIKAMEVLKGLGGSIDQAEAIAKAIIRHQDIDVDSSIAFLGQLIQLATLYDNVGVYKSIKDFPNWIDDTTRGNINTAFPRHGWYSLFACTVRKEVGNKPWCHSTHIPQFDEKIEANSLMKSYD from the exons ATGTCACTTACCGAAATCGAGACCAACGGCTGGACCGCCGTGCCTGTCAGCGCCAAAGCGATCAAGAATTCAGTTCA GCAGGCAGAGGCGCTATCACCATCTACTTGGGCGCTGACATATCTCCTGCATGATATTGGTACTGCAGAGGCTTACTTAACCTCAACCCGTATGTCTTTGGATATCTACGGTGGTATCAAGGCTATGGAAGTGCTCAAAGGCCTTGGTGGTAGTATAGATCAGGCCGAGGCtatcgccaaggccatcatccGTCACCAGGACATAGATGTAGATAGCAGTATTGCTTTCCTAGGCCAACTGATCCAGCTCGCAACTTTATATGATAATGTTGGGGTATACAAAAGTATCAAGGACTTTCCTAACTGGATCGACGATACCACTCGTGGGAACATCAACACGGCATTCCCACGTCACGGGTGGTATTCCTTGTTTGCTTGCACAGTTCGCAAGGAGGTAGGCAACAAGCCTTGGTGCCACAGCACACATATCCCGCagtttgatgagaagattgaggcGAACAGTTTGATGAAATCATATGATTAG